In one window of Pseudomonas chlororaphis subsp. chlororaphis DNA:
- a CDS encoding carbon-nitrogen hydrolase family protein: MSLAVIQMVSQSDVLANLQQARQLLEQAAAGGARLAVLPENFAAMGRRDAAAIGRAEARGEGPILPWLKQTARDLKLWIVAGTLPLPPVDQPETKARACSLLIDEHGEQVARYDKLHLFDVDVADNRGRYRESDDYAHGEQVVVADTPVGRVGLTVCYDLRFPELYSELRAAGAELISAPSAFTAVTGAAHWDVLIRARAIETQCYLLAAAQGGIHPGPRETFGHAAIVDPWGRVLAQQDQGEAVLLAERDSSEQASIRARMPVASHRRFFSQGAQRLA; the protein is encoded by the coding sequence ATGTCCCTTGCGGTGATTCAAATGGTCAGCCAGAGCGACGTTCTGGCCAATCTACAGCAGGCGCGCCAACTGCTGGAGCAGGCCGCTGCCGGCGGTGCGCGGCTGGCTGTATTGCCGGAGAACTTCGCCGCCATGGGGCGCCGTGATGCGGCGGCCATCGGTCGGGCCGAGGCCCGGGGCGAAGGCCCGATCCTGCCCTGGTTGAAACAGACCGCCCGCGACCTCAAGTTATGGATAGTCGCCGGCACCTTGCCGCTGCCTCCGGTGGACCAGCCGGAGACCAAGGCCCGGGCCTGCTCGCTGCTGATCGACGAGCACGGCGAGCAAGTGGCGCGCTACGACAAGCTGCATCTGTTCGACGTGGACGTGGCCGACAATCGCGGCCGTTACCGGGAGTCGGATGACTATGCTCATGGAGAGCAGGTGGTGGTGGCGGATACGCCGGTGGGCCGGGTTGGCCTGACTGTGTGCTACGACCTGCGTTTTCCGGAGCTGTACAGCGAATTGCGAGCCGCCGGGGCGGAGCTGATCAGCGCTCCTTCGGCGTTTACCGCCGTGACCGGCGCGGCGCATTGGGACGTATTGATCCGCGCCCGGGCCATCGAAACCCAGTGCTACCTGCTGGCGGCGGCGCAAGGCGGCATTCATCCGGGACCCCGGGAGACCTTTGGCCATGCGGCCATCGTCGACCCCTGGGGTCGGGTGCTGGCGCAGCAGGATCAAGGCGAGGCCGTGCTGCTGGCCGAGCGCGACAGCAGCGAACAGGCGTCCATCCGGGCGCGCATGCCGGTGGCCAGTCACCGGCGCTTTTTCTCGCAAGGCGCGCAGCGACTTGCTTAA
- the tldD gene encoding metalloprotease TldD has product MSGLLSSVSEHLLAPGGVTLESLQGVLGDLAGPGIDAADLYFQGQISESWSLEDGIVKEGSFNLDQGVGVRAQSGEKTGFAYSNAITLEALGLAARAARSISCAGQNGTVQAFTTQDVAQLYAPDNPLEVISRAEKVELLKRVDAATRALDPRIQQVSVSMAGVWERILVASTDGGLAADVRPLVRFNVSVIVEQNGRRERGGHGGGGRTDYRYFLSEDRAMGYAREALRQALVNLEAIPAPAGTLPVVLGSGWSGVLLHEAVGHGLEGDFNRKGSSAYSGRMGEMVASKLCTIVDDGTLAGRRGSLSIDDEGTPTECTTLIENGVLKGYMQDKLNARLMGVARTGNGRRESYAHLPMPRMTNTYMLGGESDPAEIIASVKKGIYCANLGGGQVDITSGKFVFSTSEAYLIEDGKITAPVKGATLIGNGPEAMSRVSMVGNDLALDSGVGTCGKDGQSVPVGVGQPTLKIDAITVGGTGA; this is encoded by the coding sequence ATGAGCGGGTTGTTATCTTCAGTCAGTGAACACCTTCTGGCGCCCGGTGGCGTGACCCTGGAAAGCCTGCAGGGCGTGCTCGGCGATCTGGCCGGCCCGGGTATCGATGCCGCCGACCTGTATTTCCAGGGGCAGATTTCCGAGTCCTGGTCGCTGGAAGACGGCATCGTCAAGGAAGGCAGCTTCAATCTGGACCAGGGCGTTGGCGTGCGGGCGCAATCGGGTGAGAAAACCGGTTTTGCCTACAGCAATGCCATCACCCTCGAAGCGCTCGGCCTGGCTGCCCGGGCCGCACGCTCGATTTCCTGCGCCGGGCAGAACGGTACCGTGCAGGCCTTTACCACCCAGGACGTGGCCCAGCTGTATGCGCCGGACAACCCCCTGGAAGTCATCAGCCGCGCGGAAAAGGTCGAGCTGCTCAAGCGTGTCGACGCCGCGACCCGTGCTCTCGATCCACGTATCCAGCAGGTCAGCGTCAGCATGGCCGGGGTCTGGGAGCGCATCCTGGTGGCCTCCACCGATGGCGGCCTGGCGGCGGATGTGCGGCCTTTGGTGCGCTTCAACGTCAGCGTGATCGTCGAGCAGAACGGTCGCCGCGAACGTGGCGGCCATGGCGGCGGCGGGCGTACCGACTACCGTTATTTCCTCAGTGAAGACCGTGCCATGGGATACGCCCGTGAGGCATTGCGCCAGGCCCTGGTCAACCTGGAAGCCATCCCCGCGCCAGCCGGCACCTTGCCGGTGGTACTGGGTTCCGGCTGGTCCGGCGTGCTGTTGCACGAAGCAGTGGGGCATGGCCTGGAAGGCGATTTCAACCGCAAGGGCAGCTCGGCCTACAGCGGCCGCATGGGCGAGATGGTGGCCTCGAAACTCTGCACCATCGTCGACGACGGCACCCTGGCCGGGCGGCGCGGCTCGCTGAGCATCGACGACGAAGGCACCCCGACCGAATGCACCACCCTGATCGAGAACGGTGTGCTCAAGGGCTACATGCAGGACAAGCTCAATGCCCGCCTGATGGGCGTGGCCCGCACCGGCAACGGTCGTCGCGAATCCTATGCGCACCTGCCGATGCCGCGCATGACCAACACCTACATGCTGGGTGGCGAAAGTGATCCGGCGGAAATCATTGCTTCGGTGAAAAAGGGCATCTATTGCGCCAACCTGGGTGGCGGTCAGGTGGACATCACCAGTGGCAAGTTCGTGTTCTCCACCAGTGAGGCGTATCTGATCGAAGACGGCAAGATCACCGCGCCAGTCAAGGGCGCGACCCTGATCGGCAACGGGCCGGAAGCCATGAGCCGGGTGTCGATGGTCGGTAACGACCTGGCGCTGGACAGTGGTGTGGGGACCTGTGGCAAGGATGGGCAGTCGGTGCCGGTGGGTGTCGGCCAGCCGACCTTGAAGATCGATGCGATCACCGTGGGTGGCACGGGCGCTTAA
- the yjgA gene encoding ribosome biogenesis factor YjgA, with protein MVDSYDDSLDGEKSKSQVKRELHALVDLGERLTTLKPDLLNKLPLTDALRRALADAPKHVAHIARKRHLQFIGKLMRDQDTSAILVLLDQLDASTRQYNERFHGLERWRDRLIAGDDAVLEKFVTDYPQADRQQLRSLIRQAQHEVAHNKPPASSRKIFKYIRELDETQRGLR; from the coding sequence ATGGTTGATTCTTACGACGACTCCCTCGATGGGGAGAAAAGCAAATCCCAGGTCAAACGCGAGCTGCATGCTCTGGTTGACCTCGGCGAGCGCCTTACAACACTCAAGCCCGACTTGCTGAACAAACTGCCGTTGACCGACGCTCTGCGCCGGGCCCTGGCGGATGCACCCAAGCATGTCGCCCATATCGCGCGCAAACGCCACCTGCAATTCATCGGCAAGCTGATGCGCGATCAGGACACCAGCGCGATCCTGGTGCTGCTGGACCAACTCGACGCCTCGACTCGCCAGTACAACGAACGTTTCCATGGCCTGGAGCGCTGGCGCGATCGCTTGATCGCGGGCGATGACGCGGTCCTGGAAAAGTTCGTCACCGACTATCCGCAAGCGGATCGTCAGCAGCTGCGCTCCCTGATCCGTCAGGCCCAGCATGAGGTGGCCCATAACAAGCCGCCTGCCTCCAGCCGTAAAATCTTCAAATACATCCGCGAGCTGGACGAGACTCAACGCGGCCTGCGCTGA
- the pmbA gene encoding metalloprotease PmbA, translating into MSAAQSVGPQALPALQEQVEQIIAEAKRQGASACEVAVSLEQGLSTSVRQREVETVEFNRDQGFGITLYVGQRKGSASTSASGPEAIRETVAAALAIAKHTSEDESSGLADAALMARDVPDFDLFHAWDITPEQAIEQALACEAAAFAADSRIKNADGTTLSTHQGCRVYGNSHGFIGGYASTRHSLSCVMIAEADGQMQRDYWYDVNRQGHLLTDPVTIGQRAAQRAASRLGARPVPTCEVPVLFSAELAGGLFGSFLGAISGGNLYRKSSFLEGALGQRLFPEWLTIDERPHLMRALGSSAFDGDGLATYAKPFVENGELVSYVLGTYSGRKLGLPSTANAGGVHNLFVTHGEEDQAALLRRMGRGLLVTELMGHGLNMVTGDYSRGAAGFWVENGEIQFAVQEVTIAGNMRNMFKQIIAVGNDLELRSNIRTGSVLIERMTVAGS; encoded by the coding sequence ATGAGTGCAGCACAAAGCGTCGGCCCGCAGGCTTTGCCGGCACTGCAGGAACAAGTCGAGCAGATCATCGCCGAGGCCAAGCGCCAGGGTGCCAGTGCCTGCGAAGTGGCGGTTTCTCTGGAGCAGGGCCTGTCGACTTCGGTTCGCCAGCGGGAAGTGGAAACCGTCGAGTTCAATCGCGACCAGGGCTTTGGCATCACGCTCTATGTCGGCCAGCGCAAGGGCTCGGCCAGCACCTCGGCCAGTGGTCCCGAGGCGATTCGCGAAACCGTCGCCGCGGCCCTGGCCATCGCCAAACACACCTCGGAAGACGAAAGCTCGGGGTTGGCCGATGCCGCCCTGATGGCCCGGGACGTGCCGGACTTCGACCTGTTCCACGCCTGGGACATTACCCCGGAGCAAGCCATCGAGCAGGCGCTGGCCTGTGAGGCTGCGGCTTTTGCCGCCGACAGCCGGATCAAGAACGCTGACGGCACTACCCTGAGCACCCACCAGGGCTGCCGCGTATACGGCAACAGCCACGGTTTTATCGGCGGTTATGCGTCGACTCGGCACAGCTTGAGTTGCGTGATGATCGCCGAGGCCGACGGCCAGATGCAGCGTGACTACTGGTATGACGTCAATCGCCAGGGCCATCTGTTGACGGACCCGGTGACCATCGGCCAGCGCGCCGCGCAACGTGCTGCGAGCCGCCTGGGCGCCCGCCCGGTGCCGACCTGCGAAGTGCCGGTGCTGTTTTCCGCGGAACTGGCCGGCGGCCTGTTCGGCAGCTTCCTGGGGGCGATTTCCGGCGGCAACCTGTACCGCAAATCGTCCTTCCTCGAGGGCGCGCTGGGGCAGCGACTGTTCCCCGAGTGGCTGACCATCGATGAGCGTCCGCACTTGATGCGCGCCCTGGGCAGTTCGGCGTTCGACGGCGATGGCCTGGCCACTTACGCCAAGCCTTTCGTCGAGAACGGCGAACTGGTGTCCTACGTGCTGGGGACTTATTCCGGGCGCAAGCTCGGCCTGCCCAGCACCGCCAACGCCGGTGGCGTGCACAACCTGTTCGTGACCCATGGCGAGGAAGACCAGGCGGCCTTGCTGCGCCGCATGGGCCGGGGCCTGCTGGTCACCGAACTGATGGGCCACGGGCTGAACATGGTCACCGGCGATTACTCCCGGGGCGCGGCCGGTTTCTGGGTGGAAAATGGCGAAATCCAGTTCGCTGTCCAGGAGGTGACCATTGCCGGCAACATGCGCAACATGTTCAAGCAGATCATCGCTGTCGGTAACGATCTGGAGCTGCGCAGCAACATCCGCACCGGTTCGGTATTGATCGAACGCATGACGGTCGCTGGCAGCTAA
- a CDS encoding class II fumarate hydratase has product MSNTRIERDSMGELHVPEQALYGAQTQRAVDNFPISHQRMPAQFIRALILAKAAAAKANVELKQLSESQGKAIVDAAQGLLEGDFMQHFPVDIFQTGSGTSSNMNANEVIATLASRLLGEPVNPNDHVNCGQSSNDIIPTTIHVSAALGLHEQLLPALVHLVQVIERKAVEVHPFIKTGRTHLMDAMPVRMSQVLEGWAQQLKANIGHLQDLLPSLQSLAQGGTAVGTGINAHPQFAAGFSRQLSSLTQVQFTPGKNLFALIGSQDTAVAVSGQLKAIAVTLMKIANDLRWMNSGPLAGLGEIELEGLQPGSSIMPGKVNPVIPEATAMVAAQVIGNDTTITVAGQSGNFELNVMLPIIAQNLLSSIELLANSSRLLADKAIASFKVNELKLKEALSRNPILVTALNPIIGYQKAAEIAKTAYKQGRPVIDVALEHTDLSRSQLEILLDPEKLTAGGV; this is encoded by the coding sequence ATGAGTAATACCCGTATCGAACGCGACAGCATGGGCGAACTGCATGTTCCGGAGCAGGCGCTGTATGGCGCGCAAACCCAGCGCGCGGTGGATAACTTTCCCATCAGCCACCAGCGCATGCCGGCGCAGTTCATCCGTGCGCTGATCCTGGCCAAGGCGGCCGCGGCCAAGGCCAACGTCGAACTCAAGCAACTGAGCGAATCCCAGGGCAAGGCCATAGTCGATGCTGCCCAGGGCTTGCTGGAAGGCGACTTCATGCAGCATTTCCCGGTGGATATCTTCCAGACCGGGTCCGGCACCAGTTCCAACATGAACGCCAACGAAGTCATTGCCACCCTGGCCAGCCGTTTGCTCGGCGAACCGGTCAACCCCAACGACCATGTGAACTGCGGGCAGAGCAGCAACGACATCATCCCGACCACCATCCACGTCAGCGCCGCGCTGGGCTTGCACGAACAACTGCTGCCGGCGCTGGTGCATCTGGTGCAAGTCATCGAGCGCAAGGCGGTCGAGGTCCATCCCTTCATCAAGACCGGCCGCACTCACTTGATGGACGCGATGCCAGTGCGTATGAGCCAGGTGCTGGAAGGCTGGGCGCAGCAGCTCAAGGCCAATATCGGTCACCTGCAGGATCTGCTGCCGAGCCTGCAATCCCTGGCGCAGGGCGGCACGGCCGTGGGCACCGGGATCAACGCTCACCCGCAATTCGCCGCGGGCTTCAGCCGGCAATTGAGCAGCCTGACCCAGGTGCAGTTCACCCCGGGCAAGAACCTGTTCGCCCTGATCGGCTCCCAGGACACCGCGGTGGCGGTCTCGGGCCAGCTCAAGGCTATCGCGGTCACCTTGATGAAGATCGCCAACGACCTGCGCTGGATGAACTCCGGGCCGTTGGCCGGCCTCGGCGAAATCGAGCTGGAAGGGCTGCAACCGGGGTCTTCGATCATGCCCGGCAAGGTCAACCCGGTGATTCCGGAGGCCACGGCGATGGTGGCGGCCCAGGTGATCGGCAACGACACCACGATCACGGTGGCGGGGCAGTCGGGCAACTTCGAGCTGAACGTCATGCTGCCGATCATCGCCCAGAACCTGTTGAGCAGCATCGAGTTGCTGGCCAATTCCAGCCGCCTGCTGGCGGACAAGGCGATTGCCAGCTTCAAGGTCAACGAGCTCAAGCTCAAGGAGGCGCTGTCGCGCAACCCGATCCTGGTCACGGCGCTCAACCCGATCATCGGCTACCAGAAGGCCGCTGAAATCGCCAAGACCGCCTACAAGCAGGGGCGCCCGGTGATCGATGTCGCCCTTGAACACACTGATCTGTCACGCAGCCAGCTGGAGATCCTGCTCGACCCGGAAAAACTCACCGCGGGCGGCGTGTAA